The region AACTCTGGATGGTCTTTAAGATCCCAAAGCCCCTACTTCGCCCTCACTATCAGCACAGGCCCATCCTTCCCGGTAATAATCACCTTTGTCTTGGCCTCGATACTCTCCTCTGACTTTGCCATCCAGTACTCTCCTTGGTACCGTACGTATCCGGTAGCCCCGGGCGTCAT is a window of Candidatus Methanoperedens sp. DNA encoding:
- a CDS encoding NfeD family protein, yielding MTPGATGYVRYQGEYWMAKSEESIEAKTKVIITGKDGPVLIVRAK